A window of Pseudomonadota bacterium contains these coding sequences:
- a CDS encoding LysR family transcriptional regulator, with amino-acid sequence MILNINQLRAFATAARLNSITEAARELMVTTPAVTMQIRRLELTLGVSLMYREGNSIQLTQAGKTVFLRSNRIFEEIKEMEAFLGKMTMDTLGILKIGCPQTPAKYIMPKVIAAFKKDYPDVKIVMGQGTSPEVMKGIQNQAYDLGVIHCGGRSRKMKVIPMVKEDILLVASPHSSNITAKEVSVAQLPAIPLIIPQYGSALREVVLAYLRRFNITPNIVLESANAELMKGLAIENQGACFMVKSALKDELEKGLLKVIPIIEGPPIIEYGIAYLQRKYLSPAAWAFVRFAERIGSTF; translated from the coding sequence ATGATTCTCAATATCAATCAACTACGGGCTTTTGCAACCGCTGCCCGACTCAATAGCATCACTGAGGCAGCCCGGGAGTTGATGGTGACAACTCCGGCCGTTACCATGCAGATCAGGCGACTGGAGCTAACTCTGGGCGTAAGTCTGATGTACCGTGAAGGCAACTCCATTCAACTGACTCAAGCCGGAAAGACGGTATTTCTCCGGTCAAATCGAATATTTGAGGAGATCAAAGAAATGGAAGCCTTTCTCGGCAAGATGACAATGGACACATTGGGTATTCTAAAAATAGGTTGTCCGCAAACACCGGCCAAGTATATTATGCCGAAGGTGATAGCGGCTTTTAAGAAGGACTATCCCGATGTGAAGATTGTGATGGGTCAGGGGACAAGTCCGGAAGTCATGAAGGGCATTCAGAACCAGGCATACGATCTGGGGGTTATACACTGCGGGGGGCGTTCCAGAAAAATGAAAGTAATACCCATGGTGAAAGAGGATATCCTTCTCGTTGCATCTCCTCACAGCTCAAACATAACGGCGAAAGAGGTCTCGGTAGCGCAACTTCCCGCTATTCCCCTCATCATACCCCAGTATGGATCGGCTCTCAGGGAGGTGGTGCTCGCCTACCTGCGAAGGTTCAATATCACACCCAATATTGTGTTGGAATCTGCGAATGCTGAGCTGATGAAGGGCTTGGCCATAGAAAATCAGGGAGCGTGCTTCATGGTAAAGTCCGCCCTTAAGGATGAGCTTGAGAAGGGCTTGCTCAAGGTAATTCCCATTATCGAAGGCCCGCCGATCATTGAATACGGCATTGCCTACTTACAGCGGAAATACCTGTCCCCAGCCGCCTGGGCCTTTGTCAGATTCGCGGAGAGGATTGGGAGTACCTTTTGA